In Massilia sp. METH4, the genomic window TCTTGATGTCGATTTCCAGGCCGGCGGGGGCGAAGAACAGGCCCAGGCCGTCGCGGGCGAAGGTGGTCAGCATGGCATTGTCCTCGAACTCGCCCACCACGTCGGGCCGCACGTCGTGCTTGAGCAGCCATTCGTCGATACGGCCGCGCAGGGCATTGTTTCGCGTCGGCAGCAGCATCGGCGCATGCTGCAGGTTGCGGGGGAAGTTGCGCCCGTGCTTGCGCACGAGGGCCGGGCTGCCGAACAGCAGCATCTCGCTTTCCCCCAGCAGGTGGTTGTACACGCGCAGGCTGGCCGAGGCGCGCACCGAGCGGTCCGTCAGCACCACGTCCAGCTTGTGCAGCGCCAGGTCGGCGAGCAGCGACTCGAACTCACGCTCCACGCAAACGAGCTTCACGGGCGACTTCATCTCGAAGGCAGTGCGCAGCAGGCGGTAGGCGATCAGCTTCGGCAACGAGTCGGAGATGCCGACGGTGAGGCGCATGCGGCCGGCGTCGGCCTCGTTCAATGCTTCCTGCATGCGGTCGCCCAGCTCGAAGATCTGCTCCGCATACGTGAGGGCCACGCGGCCCGCTTCCGTCGGCACGAGGCGGCGCCCCTGCTGCGTGAGCAGCTGCTTGCCGACCGATTGTTCCAGTGCCGAGAGCTGCGCACTGATGGTCTGGATGGCCAGGCCCAGCCTCTCGGCCGCGCGCGTGACACTGCCTTCCGCGGCCACCACGCGGAAGAAGTACAGGTGGCGGAAATTGATTCCACTGGTTTTCATGAGTTCGCTTTTTACGCAGTAATGTTCAAATTATCTTCTATTTTTCAATTGGTGTCTTTTCTATAAACTGCATGACATTGAACAAGCAGCCACGCAAAGCGACAGGCTGCCAAGGAATCTCGGCGCGCTACACGACACCAGCCGCGCCGGATGTGCAACAAGGGTGTCTTACCAACTGAAGGAGTAATCGAACATGGCAATCAGTCTGCAAAAAGGCGGTAACGTCAATCTCTCCAAGGAAGCTCCCGGCCTGACCCAGCTGAAGATCGGCCTGGGCTGGGATGTGCGCTCCACCGACGGCGCAGCATTCGACATCGACAGCTCGGCATTCATCCTGAAAGCCGACGGCAAGGTGCGCAGCGATGCGGACTTCATCTTCTACAACAACCTGAAATCGGCCGACGGCGCCGTGCAGCACTCGGGCGACAACCGCACCGGCGTGGGCGAGGGCGACGACGAGACCGTGAGCGTCGACCTGTCGAAGGTGCCGGCCGACGTGGACCGCATCGCCGTCTGCGTGACGATCCACGATGCCGACGCCCGCCGCCAGAACTTCGGCCAGGTGCAGAAGGCCTTCGTGCGCTGCGTGAACAGCGCCAACAACCAGGAAGTGGCGCGCTACGACCTGTCCGAAGACAGCTCGACGGAAACGGCGATGGTGTTCGGCGAACTGTATCGTAACGGCGCCGACTGGAAGTTCCGCGCCGTGGGCCAGGGCTTTGCCGGCGGCCTGGCCTCCCTGGCAACGAGCTACGGCGTATCGGTGTAAGCACGCATGCCGGCGGCAGGAGCCGCCGGCGAATCTAGGAGTCAGACATGTCAGTGAATTTGAGCAAGGGCCAGAAGATCTCTCTGGACAAGGAAGCCGGCAGCGCCCTCACGCGCGTCGCCATGGGCCTGGGCTGGGATGCCGTGAAGAGCAAGGGTTTCCTCGGCTTTGGCGGCAAGAGCGCCGACATCGACCTCGATGCCTCGTGCCTGCTGTTCGACGAGGCGAACAAGCCGGTCGACGTGGTGTGGTTCCGCCAGCTGAAGAGCCGTGACGGCAGCGTGCAGCACTCGGGCGACAACCGCACGGGCGCCGGCGACGGCGACGATGAGCAGATCAGCGTGAGCCTGGACCAGGTGCCGGCGAACGTGAAGAGCATCGTGTTCACGGTGAACAGTTTTACGGGCCAGAGCTTCGCCCAGGTGCAGAATGCCTACTGCCGCCTGATCAATGCCAAGGACGGCAAGGAAGTGGCGCGCTTCGACCTCTCCGTGCAGGGTTCCCACAGCGCCCAGATCATGGCCAAGCTGTATCGCCATAACGGCGAATGGAAGATGCACGCGATCGGCGAGAACGGCACCGGCCGCACCTTCGAGGAATTGCTGCCGCAAGTGGCGCAACACCTGTAATGCAAGTCGCGGCGGCGCTTGCGCCGCCGCGCAAAGGATGAGCTGTAACGCTGTGTAGTAAGTACTGTGTTTCACCTGCGCCTGCCCCATGGCGCGCTTCCCTTCGCGGTGGTCCGGTCAACCGGCCACCGCTTTTTTTGCTGCCGAACTGCCCGAGCGAGGACCCATGCGAGTCTGGTACAACCAAACCTACTCATCGATCTACAACGCGATGACGCTGATCCGGCAGCATGACGGCGCCGGGCGCTATCACCTCATCTATACGGCAAGCAGCCGGACGGTGGCCGCCCATGCGGCCCACCAGTTCGAGCTGGAGCCGCCACTCAAGGGCAATGACTACCTGGAATGGTGCCTGGACTTTTGCCGGCGCCAGGATATCGGCATCTTCGTGCCCCACCGCGAGGCAGCCCTGATCAGCGGGGCGCGCGAGCGCTTCGCCGCGATCGGCGCGCGCGTGCTGGCCGTGGCCAGCCCCGAGGTACTGGCCCTGCTGCATGACAAGGCGCGTTTCTACGCCACGGTGGACCTGCCCATGGCGGCGCCGCCCGAGACCGTGCCGTTCCACACCGCGGAACAATTCGATGCCGGCCATGCGGCCTTGCGGGCGAAATACCCGCAGCTGTGCGTGAAGCCGGCCAAGTCCGTGTACGGCCTGGGCTTCGCCCTGCTGGACGAAGCGCGCAGCACGGCGCAGATATTGATGTCCGGCGACCAGTACCAGGTGGGCTTGCAGGACTTCCGTGCTGGCCTGGCGGGGCTCGGCGAATTCCGCACCATGCTGCTGATGGAGTTTCTTGAAGGACTCGAATACAGTGTCGACTGTGTGGCCGACGATGGCCGCCTGGTATGCGCCGTGCCGCGCCGCAAGCTCGTCAAGCCGGGCATGGGCCAGCTCATCGACCCGCAACCGGTCATCCTGCAGGCCACCGCGCAACTGGCCGCGGCCTACCGCCTGAACGGCGTGTTCAATGTGCAGTTCCGCGAAAGCGGCGATCGGGTGCGGCTGCTGGAGATCAACCCGCGCATGTCCGGCGGGATCGGCATGGCCTGCATGGCCGGCCCGGCGCTGCCGTGGCTGGCGCTAGCCGGCTTCGACCGCGGCTACGGGCGCCTGGAGATCCCCGCCGTGCGTGCCGGCGTACGCGTCGGCGAATGGCAGCATGCCATCGAACTGGGAGAAAGCTGATGGGACATCGCGAGATCGACAGCCGCGAGATCGCCATGCCGACGGGTGTGCTGGCGGTTCGCGCCGAGCCTGGCCCGTATGCGATCGACGACCTGGTCGGCTTCGGCGCCCGCGCCAATGCGAAGCGGGGCTTCCTGTTCGTCAGCAAGGTGCTGGGCAAGCACTGGCCGTCGCGTCCTGCGGCCATGCGTGGCTTGCACGATGCGCTCGCCGCGCAATTGCCCGCCGCGCTGCCGGGGCCCGTCGTGTTCATCGCGCTGGCGGAGACGGCGATCGGCCTGGGGCAGGGCGTGTTCGAAGCATGGCTGCGCCGGGAGCCCCGCAGCGAGGCACTGTTCCTGCACACGACGCGCTACCGCATCGATGGCGCCGAACTCGTCGAATTCGCCGAACCGCACAGCCACGCGCCACGCCAGTTCCTGCACCTGCCGGAAGATCCCGCGCTGCACGCCCTGTTCATGCGCGCCGGCTCGCTGGTGCTGGTCGACGACGAGGCGAGCACCGGCACCACGTTCCGCAATCTGGCCAACGCCTGCCGCGCGCTCAACCCCGCGCTGGCGCACGTGCACCTGGCAACGCTGACCGATTTCATGGGTCCGCAGGCGAACGACGCGCTGGCCGCCGGCATCGGCCTGCCTGTCACGCATGGTGCGGCGTTGCGCGGCACCTTCTCGTTCGCCGCTGGCGCCAGCTTTCCGGAAGCGGCGCCGGCCCAGGTGGTCGGCGCGGCCGGTGGCGTGCCGGTAGACGGCGCGTTCGGTCGTACGGGCCTGGCGCGGCCCCTGGCGATACCGCCCGCCGTGGTGGACGTGCTGGCTGCTCCCATGGCGGCCGGCGAGAGCGCCCTGGTGCTGGGCACGGGCGAATTCATGCATGCGCCATTCCTGCTGGCCTGCGCGCTGGAGGCGCGCGGCGTCGACGTGCGCGTGCAGTCGACGACCCGCTCGCCGATCCTCGAATGGGGCGCGATCGGCAGCCGGCTGGCGTTCGCCGACAATTACGGCGAAGGCATCGCCAATTACC contains:
- a CDS encoding ATP-grasp domain-containing protein, which encodes MRVWYNQTYSSIYNAMTLIRQHDGAGRYHLIYTASSRTVAAHAAHQFELEPPLKGNDYLEWCLDFCRRQDIGIFVPHREAALISGARERFAAIGARVLAVASPEVLALLHDKARFYATVDLPMAAPPETVPFHTAEQFDAGHAALRAKYPQLCVKPAKSVYGLGFALLDEARSTAQILMSGDQYQVGLQDFRAGLAGLGEFRTMLLMEFLEGLEYSVDCVADDGRLVCAVPRRKLVKPGMGQLIDPQPVILQATAQLAAAYRLNGVFNVQFRESGDRVRLLEINPRMSGGIGMACMAGPALPWLALAGFDRGYGRLEIPAVRAGVRVGEWQHAIELGES
- a CDS encoding phosphoribosyltransferase domain-containing protein translates to MGHREIDSREIAMPTGVLAVRAEPGPYAIDDLVGFGARANAKRGFLFVSKVLGKHWPSRPAAMRGLHDALAAQLPAALPGPVVFIALAETAIGLGQGVFEAWLRREPRSEALFLHTTRYRIDGAELVEFAEPHSHAPRQFLHLPEDPALHALFMRAGSLVLVDDEASTGTTFRNLANACRALNPALAHVHLATLTDFMGPQANDALAAGIGLPVTHGAALRGTFSFAAGASFPEAAPAQVVGAAGGVPVDGAFGRTGLARPLAIPPAVVDVLAAPMAAGESALVLGTGEFMHAPFLLACALEARGVDVRVQSTTRSPILEWGAIGSRLAFADNYGEGIANYLYNVRPGQYAHVLVCHETPANAALHDVARQVGGRLVHFRSEDDIA
- a CDS encoding LysR family transcriptional regulator yields the protein MKTSGINFRHLYFFRVVAAEGSVTRAAERLGLAIQTISAQLSALEQSVGKQLLTQQGRRLVPTEAGRVALTYAEQIFELGDRMQEALNEADAGRMRLTVGISDSLPKLIAYRLLRTAFEMKSPVKLVCVEREFESLLADLALHKLDVVLTDRSVRASASLRVYNHLLGESEMLLFGSPALVRKHGRNFPRNLQHAPMLLPTRNNALRGRIDEWLLKHDVRPDVVGEFEDNAMLTTFARDGLGLFFAPAGLEIDIKTQYGAIPAGAATELREQFYAISSERRIRHPAVEAIMAANTGLFTV
- a CDS encoding TerD family protein; translation: MAISLQKGGNVNLSKEAPGLTQLKIGLGWDVRSTDGAAFDIDSSAFILKADGKVRSDADFIFYNNLKSADGAVQHSGDNRTGVGEGDDETVSVDLSKVPADVDRIAVCVTIHDADARRQNFGQVQKAFVRCVNSANNQEVARYDLSEDSSTETAMVFGELYRNGADWKFRAVGQGFAGGLASLATSYGVSV
- a CDS encoding TerD family protein, translating into MSVNLSKGQKISLDKEAGSALTRVAMGLGWDAVKSKGFLGFGGKSADIDLDASCLLFDEANKPVDVVWFRQLKSRDGSVQHSGDNRTGAGDGDDEQISVSLDQVPANVKSIVFTVNSFTGQSFAQVQNAYCRLINAKDGKEVARFDLSVQGSHSAQIMAKLYRHNGEWKMHAIGENGTGRTFEELLPQVAQHL